The genomic interval CAACGGTGACGATGATGGCGGCAAATACCGGCGCCTTGCCGATACCGATCAGCAGATCCGTGACGCTCACCGTCTTGACGAAGCGATCGAGGAATTCGGCCGTGCCGACGTCCAGCTGGATGTGCGCCATCAGCATGCCCCCCAGGACGCCGAAGAGACCGGCGAAGAGGGTGAGCAGGGGGAGAGTGATCAGGAGAGCGAGTACCTTGGGCAGCACCAGCATGTCGAGCGGTGCAATGCCGATGGTACGCATGGCGTCGATCTCCTCGGTCACCGCCATGGTGCCGATCTGCGCCGCGTAGGCGGAACCTGAGCGGCCGGCGACGATGATGGCGGTGATCAGCGGTGCAAACTCTCGCAGCATCGAGAGCGCGACCAGATCGACGACAAAGATGTTGGCGCCATAGAGGCGCAGCTGCGCGGCCCCCTGATAGGCGACGACGATGCCGAGCAGAAAGGAGAGCAAACCGACGATGGGCAGGGCATCGACACCTGCGCTGCGGATGTTGTAAAGAATTGGGCGCCAGCGAATCCGTGTCGGATGGGCCAGCCAGCCACCAAAGGCGAAGGTGCACTCGCCGATGAAAGCGAGCAGGGCGCAGCCTTGTGCCAGCAGGGTCGCCGTGCCGTGGCCCAGGCTTTCCAGGCGGGATAGAGGGTGAGAGGGTACAGGCGCGGGTCCCGGTGCGGCCTCCTGAGCCAGGGCATCGAACAGCCTGGTGAACTCAGGGCGCAACTGGCGCAATTCGACGCCAGCCGCACCGTCACGCAGCCGGCGCAGCAGTGTTTGCAGGATCCAGGCCCCTGCCGTATCGAGGGCCTCGATGCCAGAGGCGTCGATGACCCAACTCTCTCCGGCCGGGGCGGCAAGGGCGTCGAGCTCGCTTGTCAGCCTGCCCATGCCGCGCGCAGTCCAGGATCCCGACAACGCCAGCACCTGCGGCATCGTCCGGCTCATGGCCGCCGGTGTGATGGTCAGGTTCAAGGCTGGCCACCCTGACAACAGAGTGGCAACCCCGAACAGGCAAAACGCCAAGGGGCCCCCGTCGACCGATGGCGGAAGCCAGGCAGGCAGCGTGCCGGATCACCCAGCTCAAAGGCTCCCCTGCGCACCATGATGCCTTGCCATGAGAGGTCGTCGGGCGTTTGCCTAGCGCTCGGTCCCGACCTTGATGTCATTCTTGACAGAGATCACCCCCTCGACGCCCGTGGCAATCGCGACGGCCTTGTCCAGCGCCGTCTGATCCGCCACGCCGCCACTCAGGGTGACCTCCCCGGCCTCATCGGTATCGACATGGATATTGATCAGGCTGGACATCTGCTCGGCAGCGAGCCCCGCCTTGATCTTGGTGGTGATGACCGAGTCCTCGACATATTCCATCGTCGAGGACTCCATGGTCGTCGATTCCGATGGCATCGACTGCACGGCATCGGTGTCGTCGTTGAGCTCGGCGCCGTGGCTGGCTAACGGGAGCAACAGCAGTCCGGTGAGGAGCAGGTTGGCACTGAAGATCTGGTTCATGGTGGTTCCTTCCTGGAGGGCTGAATAAACGCACGTCTGGCAGCCCAGGTGCTATCCATTCGCCGTGACGAAGATGTAACACGGGGCAGCGCGCAGTTCTGTACGGCATCGTACATAACGAGGAAGGTCGACAAGGCCACGGGGGAGCGGCATGACATCAGGGAGGGGGAGATGAGGGAGCCTTGCCGCGCGACAGGCGCCGCATTGGGAGTGACTGATGGGCGGGCGGACCGCAGAGGTGCGGTTCAATCGCCCGCCGTTCGCACCCGACTTACCTGGACATGCGGCGAGCGGAGGCCCTTTGTTCGGCCACTCGAGCTCACCAGAAAAGAGACGCAGCGGTTATCGGAAACAACCGCTGCCAGCGGGATAGCGCTTTCTGGCGAACGCTACTTGGGATCAGCCACCCCGATAGGGGCAGATACCGTCGGTTTGCCCTGCATGATGGCGATCTCCACCCGCCGGTTCATGCGCCTGTTCTCCGGGCTGTTGTTCGGCACCAGCGGCTGGGAGTCCGCCATTCCCTGCACTACCAGGCGGTTGCCGTCAAAGCCGGGCACCTTGATCATCTGGTGGGCCACCGCCACCGCCCGCTGGGACGAAAGCTCCCAGTTGGACTGGAACAGCTCGTCTTCGGTGGCGACGTCATCGGTGTGACCGGAGACGGTGATCTCCCCGGGCACATCCTTGAGCAGGGTCGCCACTTTACGGATCACCGGCCAGAACTGGGGCTGCAGGAAGGCGGAGCCCGCCGGGAACGCCGCCTTCTCGCGGATGCGAATGATGATCTGCTGACCCAGCGCCTCTATCTCTATGGCCCCGTCCTGGATCTGGGCCTGCATCTGCTCGGCCAGCGCCTTGGCCAGTTCGTTGGACTGCGCCTGCGCCTTCTGGGCCTGCTGGGCGGTGTCGCCACCGCTCTGCTGACCCTCGGTCTTGTCATGCCCCCCCGCCTGATCCGCATCCCCGGGCTGAAAATCCAGCTCGGTCTGGGTCATGTCGATGGTCTGCTGCATGATGGTGTCGATGGGGGTCGGTTCAGGCCGGCCAGGGCGAAACTCCTGAGCGATGACCGAGGTCCCCTTGGGAATATCCTTCACCTCCAGAATGTTCTGCACCCCGAACGCCTTCTCCATGGAACCGGCGATCTGCTTGAACTTCTGCACATCCATCTCCGCAAAGGAGAGCAGCAGCACGAAGAAGCACATCAACAGGGACATGAGATCGGCGAAGGTACCCATGTAGCCCGGCAGGCCGGGAGGCGGACACTTGCACTTTGCCATGGGGCCTCCTAGTCGAGCCCGTTGTTGCGTTTGGACTGGTTGAGGTAGTTCTGCAGCATGGCCTGGATCACGCGGGGGTTCTGGCCGTCCTGGATGCCCATGATGGCGTCGAGGATCAGGGTGCGGCTCAGTTGCTCCTCGCCGCTGCGCAGCTCCAGCTTGTCGGCAATAGGGATAGCCACCATGTTGGCTTCGATGGCGCCATACAGGGTCGTCAGCAAGGCCACCGCCATGGCCGGTCCTATGGACTTGGGATCACTCATGTTCGCCAGCATGGCCACCAGCCCCACCAGGGTGCCTATCATGCCCATGGCGGGGCCGAGATCCCCCAGGGAGCGAAACACCTTGATGGCGATGACGTGGCGCTCCGAGGTCAGCTCTATGTCTTTTTCCATCACGGCGCGCACCACGTCGGCGTCATGGCCGTCCACCAGCATGTCGATGCCCTTCTTCATGAAGGCATTGGGGATCTCCGCCGCCTCCAGCGCCAGAAAGCCCCCCTTGCGGGCCGCGTCTGCCAGCTCCACCGCCTTGGCAATCAGATCGTCGAGCTTGTCGCCCTTGTACATGAAGGCCTTGCCCGCCACCTTGAACGCCATCAGGAACTGGCTGAGGTTGAACTTCATCATGCAGATGAAGAGGGAGCCCAGTATGGTGATATAGACCGAGGGCATATCCACATACATGTTCATGGGGCCACCCAGCAGCATGCCGTACACCACGACCCCAAATCCCAGCACTATGCCTATCAGACTGCCTAAATCCACATCCCTACTCCTGTCGCCGAACTTGCCATTTATTTATATTGCGTTGAATTTTCTGCTATTGCGCCTCGGGCAGCAAGCCCGGCACGCCTTCATAACAGGTCGGCAATAGATGGATGCCAGCCCCTTGTTATCGGCCGCGGTCAGGATAGTTTGAGGGCGGCACACTTTTCTGCCTCCCCCCTGTGCCCGGTCGATGTTAAGATGAGCCGTTTTTTTCAATCCCCGAGGATGGACATGGCCAGTAAAAAAATCGACCGTCTGAGTTTTGATGCCACCCTGGAAGAGCTGGAAACCATAGTGCATCAACTCGAACAGGGGTCGCTCCCCCTCGAGGAAGCACTCAAACAATTCGAACAGGGCATCCATCTGGTGCGGGCCGGCCAGCAGAAGCTGGAGCAAGCCGAGCAGAAGATCCAGATCCTCCTGACCCAGGCCGACGGCAGCGAACAGGCGGTCCCCTTTCGATCAGAGCAAGGAGAGGAGTGAGTGACCCTGGACGATTTCTCCCGCCTGCACCGGCGCCGCATCGACGACTGCCTCTCGGCACAGCTTGAGGCTCTGCCCGCCATGGCGCCGCGCCTGCGGGACGCGATGAAATACGGCCTGCTGCTCGGCGGAAAACGGGTACGCCCCTTCCTGGTCTACGCCGTGGGCGAGATGCTGGGGGTGCCAAGCGAGCGCCTCGATGGTCCCGCCGCCGCTGTGGAGTGCATTCACGCCTACTCCCTGCTGCACGACGATCTGCCCGCCATGGACAACGACGATCTGCGCCGCGGCCAGCCAACAGTGCACAAGGCATTCGATGAAGGTACCGCCATCCTGGCCGGTGATGCCCTCCAGACCCTGGCATTCTCCATACTGGCGGACCATCCCCTCCCCGACGAGCTGCTGGCCAACCGGGTACGGATGCTGAGCGCCCTGGCCCGCGCCTCCGGTTATCTCGGCATGTGCGGCGGTCAGGCGCTGGATCTGGAGGCCGAAGGCCGCCGCATCAGCCTGGCCGAGCTGGAGCAGGTGCACCGCCACAAGACGGGAGCCCTCATCGAGTGCGCCGTCACCCTGGGTGCCCTGTGCAAGGCCGACGTGGCGCCTGCCACCCTGGCCGCGCTGCAAACCTATGCCGCCGCCATCGGGCTCGCCTTCCAGGTGCAGGATGACATCCTCGACATCACGGGCGACACCGCCACCCTCGGCAAGCCGCAAGGCTCTGATCTGGCGCAGGAGAAGAGCACCTATCCGGCCCTGCTCGGTCTCGACCCTGCCCGTGAGCTGGCTCGCGAACTGCATGACAAGGCCTTAACAGCCCTGCAATCCTTGCCCTACAATACCGACATTCTGGAAGCGTTTGCCGATTACATCATCGAGCGAACCCACTAAACGCTGGATAACAGTAACAATATGAGCGTTGATATTAGCGATTTCCCCAACCTGGCCCTCGCGGATACGCCGGTCGAGTTGCGATCCCTGCCCAAAGAGCGGCTGCCCATTCTGTGCGAAGAGCTGCGCGAGTATCTGCTGCGCTCGGTGAGCCGCTCCAGCGGCCACTTCGCCTCCGGCCTTGGCACAGTCGAGCTGACGGTGGCGCTGCATTACGTCTACAACACCCCCTTCGATCGCTTGGTGTGGGACGTGGGTCATCAGGCCTATCCCCACAAGATCCTGACCGGTCGGCGCGAACGCATTCACACCATTCGCCAGAAAGATGGCCTGCACCCCTTCCCCTGGCGGGAAGAGAGCGAGTACGACGTGCTCAGCGTGGGCCACTCCAGCACCTCCATAGGTGCTGCCCTCGGCATGGCGGTTGCCGCCGAGAGCGAGGGGCTGGGCCGCAAGGTGGTGGCCGTCATAGGTGACGGTGCCATCACGGCGGGCATGGCCTTCGAGGCCCTCAACCACGCCGGCGATGTCCACAAGGACATGCTGGTGGTGCTCAATGACAACGAGATGTCCATCTCCGAAAATGTCGGGGCGCTCAACAACCACCTGGCCAGGCTGATGTCCGGCAAGCTCTACACCACCATCCGCGAAGGCGGCAAGAAGGTGCTGGCGGGGCTGCCGCCGGTCAAGGAGCTGGCCAAGCGGGCCGAGGAGCACCTCAAGGGCATGGTGGTGCCAGGCACCCTGTTCGAGGAGTTCGGCTTCAACTACATAGGCCCCATCGACGGCCACGACATCCACGCTCTGGTCGAGACCCTGCGCAACATGCGCAACCTCAAGGGTCCCCAGCTGCTGCACGTCAAGACCAAGAAGGGCAAGGGCTACGAGCCCGCCGAGAAAGACCCCATCGGCTATCACGCCGTGCCCAAGTTCAACCCGGACGAGTGCGCCCTGCCCAAGAGTGCCGGCGGCAAGCCGACCTTCTCAGCCATCTTCGGCCAGTGGCTGTGCGACATGGCCGCCAAGGACGAGCGTCTGGTCGGCATCACCCCCGCCATGCGCGAGGGCTCGGGGCTGGTCAAGTTCAGCCAGCAGTATCCGGATCGCTACTTCGACGTGGCCATCGCCGAGCAGCATGCGGTCACCTTCGCCGCCGGCCTGGCCATCGCCGACAAGAAACCCGTGGTCGCCATCTATTCAAGCTTCCTGCAACGGGCCTATGACCAGCTGATCCACGACGTGGCGCTGCAGAACCTGCCGGTGCTGTTCGCCATCGACCGGGCCGGTCTGGTGGGGGCCGACGGCCCCACCCATCAGGGGGCCTTCGACATCAGCTTCCTGCGCACAGTGCCGAACATGGTGGTGATGACGCCGTCCGACGAGAACGAGTGCCGCCAGATGCTCTACACCGGCTATCAGTGCAACCAGCCTGCGGCGGTGCGCTACCCCCGTGGCAGCGGCTGCGGCAGCGAGATCATGAGCGAGATGCAGGCGCTGGCACTCGGCAAGGGCCGCGTCGTTCGTGATGGCAAGGGTACGGCCATACTGGCGTTCGGCACCCTGCTGCATCAGGCCAGGGCCGCCGCAGAGGCGCTGGACGCCACCCTGGTAGACATGCGCTTCGTCAAGCCCATGGACGAGGCGCTGGTGCTCTCCTTGGCCGCCACTCACGACCAGTTCGTCACCCTAGAAGACAACGCCATCATGGGCGGGGCAGGCTCTGCGGTGAACGAGCTGCTGATGCGTGCCAAGCATTGCAAACCGGTGCTCAATCTGGGGCTGCCGGATCGCTTCGTGGAACAAGGCACCCAGGAGGAGATCTATGCCCAGCTGGGGCTGGATGCCACGGGCATTCAGGCCAGCATAGAGGCCTGGCTGCAAGCCTGATCAAGCGGTTAACGCGATCAAACAAAAGAAGGGCGCCTGATGGCGCCCTGCTTGTTTTCTGCGTGTCTGACCTTTCTTACCCTTTGTAGATCTTCGGGTTAAACACATCCCGCAGCCAGTCACCCAACAGGTTGATGACCAGCACCAGCACCACCAGGCAGATGCCCGGGAAGGCGGTGATCCACCAGGAGCCGGAGAAGATGTAGTTGAAGCCCACGCTGATCAGCGACCCCAGCGACGGCTGATCCACCGGCATACCCAGCCCCAGGAAGGAGAGTGCCGCCTCACTCATGATGGCGTTCGCCACCTGCACGGTGGAGATGACCAGGATGGGCGACAGGCAGTTCGGCAGTATGTGGCGGAACATGATGCGCGGGGCACGGAACCCCATCACCTGGGCCGCTTCCACGTACTCCTTCTTCTTCTCAGCCAGCACGGAGGCGCGTACCGTCCGGGCGTACTGGGGCCACTCGGCGATGCCGATGATCACTACCAGCATCAGGATGGCGAACTTAGAGTAAAACTCGGAGCCAAAGGTCGCCTGGAAGATGGCGGAGATGATGATGGCCACCATCATGGTGGAGAACGACAGCTGCACGTCGGCAAAGCGCATCAGCAGGTTGTCGATGCGACCACCGAAGTAACCGGCGATAAGGCCGATGACGATGCCGAGCACCAGCTGCAGACCGACGGCAAACAGGCCTATGGTCAGCGAGATGCGGGCGCCATAGAGGATGGTGCTCCAGATGTCACGACCCTGGTTGTCGGTACCGAGCCAGAAGCGCGCCTCGCCCCCTTCCAGCCAGGAGGGAGGCAGCTCCGCATCCATCAGATCGAAGCTGGTCTGGTCATAGACGTTGTGCGGTGCCAGCCAGGGCGCCAGCAGCGCCGCCAGTACGAACACCACGAACACCGCAAAGCTGAACATGGCTACCTTGTCCCGCAGGAAGTAGTAGACGATGTCAGAGTTCTTGAATCGCGCCCAACGGCTTGGGCTTGCAGTTACAGCGTTAGTCATCTGTTACCCCTTGGCGGTCAGGTTGACGGTCGGGTTGATGAACCCGTAGAGCAGGTCGACCAGGGTATTGGTCACCACAAAGATAAGGCCCACGAAGATGACGTAAGCGGTGATCAGCGGGGTATCGACCCGGTGGATCGCCTCGAGGAACAGGAAACCGGTCCCCGGCCACTGGAACACGCTCTCGGTCAGTATGGTGTAGGCCACCATGGTGCCGATCTGCACGCCGCCGACGGTGATGACCGGCAGCATGGTGTTTTTGAGGGCGTGGCTGTAGTAGACCTTGTTGTTGTCCAGCCCCTTGGCACGGGCGAACTTCACGTACTCGGAGGAGAGCTGCTCCAGCATCTCGGAGCGTACCAGCCGGATGAACAGCGGCAGCATGATGGAGGAGAGGGAGACCGCAGGCAGGATCAGGTGCAGTATGCCGTCCCAGGTAAAGAAGCCCGACTCCCAGCCCAGCAGGTTGTAGGTCTCGCCACGGCCATAGGCCGGCAGCCAGCCCAGCTGGATGGAGAAGAGGTACATCAGCATGATGGCGGTCAGGAAGACCGGGATCGAGATGCCGATGCTGCTCACCGCCATGATGAGCTTGGTCAGGAAACTGCGCGGTCTTATCGCCGAATAGACCCCCAGCGGAATGGAGACCACGACGATGATGAGCGCAGCGGCAAACACCAGCTCAAGGGTAGCCACCAGCTTGTCGAGGATCACCTCGAGGGCCGGTCGCTTGAAGAAATAGGAGGTGCCCAGATCCCCTTGCACCGCGTTCTGCAAGAAGCGGCTGTATTTCACCAAAAAGGGATCGTTGAGGCCCATCTTGTCGCGCAGCTCCTGGCGCACGGACTCGGAGACGGATTGTCCCACCAGCTCGCGCAGCGGATCCCCCAGGTTGTCCTGGATGGAGAAGGCGACCAGGCTGATGACGAACATCACTATCACGGCCTGATAGAACCGTTTCAGCAGGAATGTAAACATGCTTGTCCTTCTACGTGGCCTGTGTCTTGGCACAGGCTTCTGTTAATGACGGGGCACCCATGGGCGCCCCGCCAGGTCCTTCCTTAGCGCTTCACTTACTTGTTGACCACCAGGTCACCCAGGTAAGGGAAGTTCATCACGTTGACCACCGGCTTGATGTCGACGTTCTTCTTGGCACCGTAGGCCAGGTCTTCCCAGTGCAAGGGCACGTAGGCAGCGTCGTCGATCAGCATGGCTTCCACCTTCTGCAGGATGGCGGCACGCTTGGCCGGATCGGTTTCGGTGTTCGCTTCCATCACCATCTTGTCAGCCTCTGCGTTGGCATAACCGCCGCAGTTGTACTGACCCATGCCGGTCTTGGCATCCTTGGTGAAGGTCAGGAACTCGAAGAAGTTCGCACTGTCTTCGGTGTCGGAGTGCCAGCCGATCAGCTGCATGTCGGCGGCGCACTTGTCAAACTCGGGCCAGTACTGGGCCACCGGCATGGTCTTCAGATCCACCTTGATGTTGATCTTGGACAGCATGGCGGAGACGGCCTGGGCGATCTTGACGTCGTTGACGTAGCGGGCAGCCGGGGAGATGAAGGTCATCTTGAAGCCCTTCTCGTAACCGGCTTCCTTCATCAGCTCCTTGGCCTTGGCCAGATCATACTGGGGCTTGAGCGCCTCGTTGTAACCGGCATAGCCTTTCGGGCTCAGCTGGCCAGCGGGGGTACCGAAACCCTTGTTGATCTTGTCGACTATGCCCACCTGGTTGATGGCGTAGTTGATTGCCTGACGCACGCGCTTGTCTTTGAGCGCCGGGTTGGTGTTCTGGTTCAGCTCGATGATGATGGCGCGGGTACCGGACAGGGTCACCAGCTGGGAATCCTTGCCGTTCTTCACGCGCTCCAGATCGTTCGGGGCAACCGGGTAGATCATGTCCACGTCACCACCCAGCAGGGCGGCTACGCGGGTCGCGTCTTCCTTGATCGGCACCACGGTCAGGTTCTGGACGTTGCCCTTGGAGGCCTTGTCCCAGTAGTTGGCGTTGCGGGCATACTCCAGCTTGACGCCCTGCTCGCGGAACTTGACGCTGAACGGACCAGTACCGGAAACATGGGTAGAGGCATAGGAGTCGCCGTTCTTGACGATGGCGGCCTTGTCCTTGCCGGCTTCATCCTTGCCGCTGTAGAACTTGGAGTCCATCGGGAAGATGTAGGTGACGGTCTGCAGCACCAGCGGGAAGGGCTTGGCGGTGACGAGATCCACGGTGAAGTCATCCACCTTCTTGGCTTCGGCGATGGGGTCGAAGATCGCCTTGAAGTCCGGGGAGGCCTTCAGACGGTTGACGGTCCATACCACGTCATCGGCGGTGAAGTCGTTGCCGGAGTGGAACTTGACACCCTTGCGCAGGTGGAAGCGGACGGTCTTGTCGTCGATGCGCTCATACTTCTCGGCCAGACGCGGCTCGAATTGCAGATCCTGGGTGTAACGCATCAGGGGATCGAACACCAGGTGAGACATCTCCAGGGTCTGACCGGAGAGCTGCTCCTGCGGGTCCAGCGAGGTGGCGTCAGAGGCGACGGCAACCTTGATGTCGGCGGCAGAAACGTTGAACGCGAGACCAGCGGCGAACAGCGCCATGGCGATCTTGGATAATCCTTTCTTCATGTCTTTCTCCATGCTTTTGGCTTTTTATTGACAGACAAACCGGCGAACCGGTGCTTTCCTAGCTTGCGATTTCCAGCCCCTCGCGGGACATTCCCTTAAATTCCGGCATGAGGGAGATCAGCTTGCGGCTGTACTCATGCTCGGCATTGGTAAAGAGTTTTTCGGTCTCCGCCACCTCCACCAGGTGGCCGTGCTGCATCACGCCGATGCGATCGCACATCTGGCGGATGACCGGCAGATCGTGGCTGATGAACAGCATGGTGAGCCCAAGCTCCTGCTGCAAATCCTTGAGCAGGTTGAGGATCTGGGCCTGCACCGAGACATCCAGCGCCGAGGTGGGTTCGTCGCAGATGAGGAAGCGCGGTCGGGTCGCCAGGGCGCGGGCGATGGAGATGCGCTGGCGCTGACCACCGGAGAACTCGTGGGGATACTTGACCCCGGCCCCGCGGCCGAGGCCGACGTGATCCAGCAGATCACTCACTATGCCCTCGATCTGGCTCTCGCTGCTCGCCAGTTTGTGGAAGCGGATCGGCTCGGCGATGATGTCACGCACCTTCATGCGCGGGTTCATCGAGGAGTAAGGGTTCTGGAACACCATCTGCATCTGGCGACGCAGCGGGCGGCGCTCATGCTCCCCTTTCAGGGCGGTGAGATCGATCCCCTCGAAGAAGATCTTGCCGGTATCGGGCGGATAGAGGCCTGTGATGGCGCGGGCTATGGTGGATTTGCCGGAGCCCGACTCCCCCACCAGACCGAAGGTCTCCCCTTCGAAGATCTCGAAGCTGATGTTGTTGCAGGCGCGCACGTA from Aeromonas rivipollensis carries:
- a CDS encoding MlaE family lipid ABC transporter permease subunit; translated protein: MNLTITPAAMSRTMPQVLALSGSWTARGMGRLTSELDALAAPAGESWVIDASGIEALDTAGAWILQTLLRRLRDGAAGVELRQLRPEFTRLFDALAQEAAPGPAPVPSHPLSRLESLGHGTATLLAQGCALLAFIGECTFAFGGWLAHPTRIRWRPILYNIRSAGVDALPIVGLLSFLLGIVVAYQGAAQLRLYGANIFVVDLVALSMLREFAPLITAIIVAGRSGSAYAAQIGTMAVTEEIDAMRTIGIAPLDMLVLPKVLALLITLPLLTLFAGLFGVLGGMLMAHIQLDVGTAEFLDRFVKTVSVTDLLIGIGKAPVFAAIIVTVGCFQGFQTKGGADSVGRQTTRSVVHSIFMVIVADALFSVAFSALDL
- a CDS encoding BON domain-containing protein; the encoded protein is MNQIFSANLLLTGLLLLPLASHGAELNDDTDAVQSMPSESTTMESSTMEYVEDSVITTKIKAGLAAEQMSSLINIHVDTDEAGEVTLSGGVADQTALDKAVAIATGVEGVISVKNDIKVGTER
- a CDS encoding flagellar motor protein MotB, whose translation is MAKCKCPPPGLPGYMGTFADLMSLLMCFFVLLLSFAEMDVQKFKQIAGSMEKAFGVQNILEVKDIPKGTSVIAQEFRPGRPEPTPIDTIMQQTIDMTQTELDFQPGDADQAGGHDKTEGQQSGGDTAQQAQKAQAQSNELAKALAEQMQAQIQDGAIEIEALGQQIIIRIREKAAFPAGSAFLQPQFWPVIRKVATLLKDVPGEITVSGHTDDVATEDELFQSNWELSSQRAVAVAHQMIKVPGFDGNRLVVQGMADSQPLVPNNSPENRRMNRRVEIAIMQGKPTVSAPIGVADPK
- the pomA gene encoding flagellar motor protein PomA, with amino-acid sequence MDLGSLIGIVLGFGVVVYGMLLGGPMNMYVDMPSVYITILGSLFICMMKFNLSQFLMAFKVAGKAFMYKGDKLDDLIAKAVELADAARKGGFLALEAAEIPNAFMKKGIDMLVDGHDADVVRAVMEKDIELTSERHVIAIKVFRSLGDLGPAMGMIGTLVGLVAMLANMSDPKSIGPAMAVALLTTLYGAIEANMVAIPIADKLELRSGEEQLSRTLILDAIMGIQDGQNPRVIQAMLQNYLNQSKRNNGLD
- the xseB gene encoding exodeoxyribonuclease VII small subunit is translated as MASKKIDRLSFDATLEELETIVHQLEQGSLPLEEALKQFEQGIHLVRAGQQKLEQAEQKIQILLTQADGSEQAVPFRSEQGEE
- the ispA gene encoding (2E,6E)-farnesyl diphosphate synthase yields the protein MTLDDFSRLHRRRIDDCLSAQLEALPAMAPRLRDAMKYGLLLGGKRVRPFLVYAVGEMLGVPSERLDGPAAAVECIHAYSLLHDDLPAMDNDDLRRGQPTVHKAFDEGTAILAGDALQTLAFSILADHPLPDELLANRVRMLSALARASGYLGMCGGQALDLEAEGRRISLAELEQVHRHKTGALIECAVTLGALCKADVAPATLAALQTYAAAIGLAFQVQDDILDITGDTATLGKPQGSDLAQEKSTYPALLGLDPARELARELHDKALTALQSLPYNTDILEAFADYIIERTH
- the dxs gene encoding 1-deoxy-D-xylulose-5-phosphate synthase; this encodes MSVDISDFPNLALADTPVELRSLPKERLPILCEELREYLLRSVSRSSGHFASGLGTVELTVALHYVYNTPFDRLVWDVGHQAYPHKILTGRRERIHTIRQKDGLHPFPWREESEYDVLSVGHSSTSIGAALGMAVAAESEGLGRKVVAVIGDGAITAGMAFEALNHAGDVHKDMLVVLNDNEMSISENVGALNNHLARLMSGKLYTTIREGGKKVLAGLPPVKELAKRAEEHLKGMVVPGTLFEEFGFNYIGPIDGHDIHALVETLRNMRNLKGPQLLHVKTKKGKGYEPAEKDPIGYHAVPKFNPDECALPKSAGGKPTFSAIFGQWLCDMAAKDERLVGITPAMREGSGLVKFSQQYPDRYFDVAIAEQHAVTFAAGLAIADKKPVVAIYSSFLQRAYDQLIHDVALQNLPVLFAIDRAGLVGADGPTHQGAFDISFLRTVPNMVVMTPSDENECRQMLYTGYQCNQPAAVRYPRGSGCGSEIMSEMQALALGKGRVVRDGKGTAILAFGTLLHQARAAAEALDATLVDMRFVKPMDEALVLSLAATHDQFVTLEDNAIMGGAGSAVNELLMRAKHCKPVLNLGLPDRFVEQGTQEEIYAQLGLDATGIQASIEAWLQA
- a CDS encoding ABC transporter permease; this translates as MTNAVTASPSRWARFKNSDIVYYFLRDKVAMFSFAVFVVFVLAALLAPWLAPHNVYDQTSFDLMDAELPPSWLEGGEARFWLGTDNQGRDIWSTILYGARISLTIGLFAVGLQLVLGIVIGLIAGYFGGRIDNLLMRFADVQLSFSTMMVAIIISAIFQATFGSEFYSKFAILMLVVIIGIAEWPQYARTVRASVLAEKKKEYVEAAQVMGFRAPRIMFRHILPNCLSPILVISTVQVANAIMSEAALSFLGLGMPVDQPSLGSLISVGFNYIFSGSWWITAFPGICLVVLVLVINLLGDWLRDVFNPKIYKG
- a CDS encoding ABC transporter permease encodes the protein MFTFLLKRFYQAVIVMFVISLVAFSIQDNLGDPLRELVGQSVSESVRQELRDKMGLNDPFLVKYSRFLQNAVQGDLGTSYFFKRPALEVILDKLVATLELVFAAALIIVVVSIPLGVYSAIRPRSFLTKLIMAVSSIGISIPVFLTAIMLMYLFSIQLGWLPAYGRGETYNLLGWESGFFTWDGILHLILPAVSLSSIMLPLFIRLVRSEMLEQLSSEYVKFARAKGLDNNKVYYSHALKNTMLPVITVGGVQIGTMVAYTILTESVFQWPGTGFLFLEAIHRVDTPLITAYVIFVGLIFVVTNTLVDLLYGFINPTVNLTAKG
- a CDS encoding ABC transporter substrate-binding protein, which produces MKKGLSKIAMALFAAGLAFNVSAADIKVAVASDATSLDPQEQLSGQTLEMSHLVFDPLMRYTQDLQFEPRLAEKYERIDDKTVRFHLRKGVKFHSGNDFTADDVVWTVNRLKASPDFKAIFDPIAEAKKVDDFTVDLVTAKPFPLVLQTVTYIFPMDSKFYSGKDEAGKDKAAIVKNGDSYASTHVSGTGPFSVKFREQGVKLEYARNANYWDKASKGNVQNLTVVPIKEDATRVAALLGGDVDMIYPVAPNDLERVKNGKDSQLVTLSGTRAIIIELNQNTNPALKDKRVRQAINYAINQVGIVDKINKGFGTPAGQLSPKGYAGYNEALKPQYDLAKAKELMKEAGYEKGFKMTFISPAARYVNDVKIAQAVSAMLSKINIKVDLKTMPVAQYWPEFDKCAADMQLIGWHSDTEDSANFFEFLTFTKDAKTGMGQYNCGGYANAEADKMVMEANTETDPAKRAAILQKVEAMLIDDAAYVPLHWEDLAYGAKKNVDIKPVVNVMNFPYLGDLVVNK